Proteins encoded together in one Candidatus Bathyarchaeia archaeon window:
- the speY gene encoding deoxyhypusine synthase, whose amino-acid sequence MDCSFERLPMVEPKPGKVGDVLELVNFLYESSSFNGRRIAEACQLYERMIRSDATVCLTLAGAVTPTGLGGIICTSIESGLVDFVISTGANLYHDLHFALDLPVYKGDFRVDDRELFRKGVVRIYDIFIPVETLLQTDKFIRDVFKDVRRVASTAEVHRLLGEKLLNMGVKAGKSILTTAFKYDVPVYTPSPADSSIGMNLAQLKLQGGGLVIDPDLDLLETTAIVYGSSLNGVVVLGGGAPKNFYMQTQPTLSQVLGVKKGGHDFFIQICVDPEHYGGLSGATHNEAVSWGKINPNKVGNGVVVYCDLTLATPILFGYLLSKGLSRKHKRLYIKREELLLNLKGAVHQT is encoded by the coding sequence TTGGATTGTTCATTTGAACGATTGCCTATGGTTGAACCTAAACCAGGCAAGGTGGGGGACGTATTAGAGCTGGTTAATTTCCTCTACGAATCCAGCTCGTTTAACGGGAGAAGGATTGCGGAGGCGTGTCAGCTTTACGAAAGGATGATTCGATCAGACGCAACGGTGTGTTTAACGTTAGCGGGAGCGGTAACCCCTACCGGTTTGGGGGGCATCATTTGCACCTCTATAGAAAGCGGGTTGGTTGACTTCGTGATCTCAACTGGAGCGAACCTATATCACGACTTGCATTTCGCCTTAGACCTCCCAGTCTATAAAGGGGACTTCAGGGTTGACGATAGGGAATTGTTTAGGAAGGGGGTTGTGAGAATATATGATATTTTCATCCCTGTAGAAACGTTGTTGCAAACCGACAAGTTCATCCGTGATGTTTTTAAGGATGTGAGACGAGTGGCTTCCACAGCTGAAGTTCACCGTCTTTTAGGAGAAAAGCTTTTAAACATGGGTGTGAAAGCTGGGAAATCCATTTTAACGACCGCCTTCAAGTATGATGTGCCAGTTTATACGCCTTCACCAGCTGATTCATCCATCGGTATGAATTTGGCTCAATTGAAGCTTCAAGGCGGTGGGTTAGTGATCGACCCTGACCTAGACCTTTTGGAAACCACAGCCATCGTTTATGGCAGCTCCCTTAACGGTGTGGTTGTTTTAGGGGGAGGTGCGCCTAAAAACTTTTACATGCAAACTCAACCCACTTTAAGCCAAGTTCTAGGCGTGAAGAAAGGTGGCCATGACTTCTTCATACAGATATGCGTTGACCCTGAGCATTATGGTGGCCTCTCTGGAGCCACCCATAACGAGGCCGTTTCCTGGGGCAAAATTAATCCTAATAAGGTTGGAAATGGGGTAGTCGTTTACTGCGATTTAACACTAGCCACCCCAATTTTGTTCGGATATCTTTTGAGCAAAGGCCTTTCTAGGAAACATAAACGCCTGTACATTAAAAGGGAAGAGTTGTTGCTGAACCTGAAAGGCGCGGTTCATCAGACTTAG
- a CDS encoding orotidine 5'-phosphate decarboxylase / HUMPS family protein — MACDVTDLKALGRLVKALSDVGFIAGFKLGMYLTLKYGLNTTVETVKKWSDKPLIYDHQKFGTDIPDICGGDALKLIKDAGIEGLIVFPQSGVETLKSAVKGCQTYGLTPIIGGAMTHKGFLTSEGGYIEDEAPERIYRDAAKLGVDHFVLPGNRISFMREFTGKIISWISEPKILFPGVGSGQGGSIKEAFQATLRASSYAILGRSIYQSPNPRKTAQELWKEVEGLFTGRGGSY, encoded by the coding sequence GTGGCGTGCGATGTAACTGATCTTAAAGCGTTGGGGCGTCTGGTTAAAGCCTTGAGCGACGTGGGCTTCATCGCGGGATTCAAACTAGGAATGTATTTAACATTAAAATACGGGCTTAACACGACCGTCGAAACCGTTAAAAAATGGTCTGACAAACCCCTGATTTATGACCATCAAAAATTCGGCACAGACATCCCTGACATATGTGGAGGCGATGCGCTTAAGCTCATAAAGGACGCCGGAATCGAAGGATTAATCGTCTTCCCTCAATCCGGGGTTGAAACCCTCAAGTCGGCTGTGAAGGGCTGTCAAACCTATGGGTTAACCCCCATAATCGGAGGCGCGATGACCCACAAAGGGTTTCTGACCAGTGAAGGCGGATACATCGAGGACGAAGCGCCTGAGAGAATATACCGAGACGCCGCAAAACTCGGCGTGGACCATTTCGTACTCCCTGGAAACCGAATATCGTTTATGAGGGAATTTACAGGCAAGATTATCAGTTGGATTTCTGAACCCAAAATCCTGTTTCCTGGAGTTGGTTCAGGCCAGGGAGGAAGCATAAAAGAGGCTTTTCAAGCGACCCTACGCGCCTCAAGTTACGCCATTCTCGGCAGAAGCATATATCAAAGCCCGAATCCAAGGAAAACTGCTCAAGAACTCTGGAAAGAGGTTGAAGGCCTCTTCACAGGCCGCGGCGGATCTTATTAA
- a CDS encoding N-glycosylase/DNA lyase, which translates to MVANVVGSEAPYEGVAINGVQNICEVLESLQKTRELKELIRQRLSEFEELGRVGAASFDFKPFLNLSLKASLKSEVAFCLSTANSSAISGLKFQKALEDKALESIDVEDLAELLRRAEVRFYERKASYIKEALRNFSLVEDALKLNSYEARKALVSDVKGMGYKEASHLLRNVGRKDIAILDRHILRFLHTFGYIDCVPNHVSQKEYLKFERVFSIIGSSLDMNLAELDLYLWYKATGKVLK; encoded by the coding sequence ATGGTGGCTAATGTGGTAGGCTCTGAGGCCCCTTATGAAGGGGTTGCAATTAACGGGGTACAGAATATATGTGAAGTTTTGGAATCCCTCCAGAAGACTCGTGAATTAAAAGAGTTGATCAGACAACGTTTAAGTGAGTTTGAGGAGTTAGGAAGAGTAGGCGCAGCATCCTTCGATTTTAAGCCTTTTCTCAACCTGAGTTTGAAGGCAAGCTTAAAGTCCGAGGTGGCCTTCTGCCTATCCACGGCAAATTCCTCAGCGATTTCTGGGCTAAAATTTCAGAAAGCGCTGGAGGATAAAGCTTTAGAAAGCATCGATGTCGAAGATTTAGCGGAGTTGTTAAGGCGTGCGGAGGTTAGATTCTATGAGCGGAAGGCCTCTTATATTAAAGAGGCTTTAAGAAACTTCAGTTTGGTTGAAGATGCTTTAAAGCTTAACAGTTATGAGGCGAGAAAAGCACTGGTAAGCGACGTCAAGGGGATGGGCTACAAGGAAGCAAGCCACCTATTAAGGAACGTTGGGAGAAAAGACATCGCGATTCTGGATAGACACATCCTTAGATTTCTACACACCTTCGGCTACATCGACTGCGTACCAAATCATGTTAGCCAGAAAGAATACTTAAAGTTTGAAAGGGTCTTTAGTATAATTGGCTCAAGTCTGGACATGAACCTCGCGGAGCTAGACCTTTATTTATGGTATAAGGCTACTGGGAAGGTCCTAAAGTAA
- the thrC gene encoding threonine synthase, which produces MSYYYECIECGLKVEGGETIYKCHRCGDLLEIKYFYDEVEVGGKVWGRRPISVWRYRELLPISMDARVVSLQEGGTRIHRCERLGEKFGLRRILVKHEGDNPTGSFKDRGMTVAITRAVQEGVKLVVCASTGNTSASMAAYAAKAGLKPLVIVPSGKIAAGKLAQAAVHGACVIEVEGNFDDALRLVSGLTDTRRDVKLLNSINPFRIEGQKTLSMEIMEQLKLKPNLIVLPVGNAGNITAVWKGLKEFNSLGLIGETPRLIGVQAEGAAPIAHAYRTGKLNIEPVPNPETMATAIRIGNPANWKRALRAVRDSKGAMVTVTDEEIVKAQKMLARAEGLFVEPASAATVAALPKLLEMGLADKSEVALCVATGHGLKDPEAAISTMTRPLKIKPNIVELEAALKQIKGQTDV; this is translated from the coding sequence TTGAGCTATTACTATGAGTGCATCGAATGTGGCTTGAAGGTTGAGGGTGGGGAGACGATTTACAAGTGTCATCGATGTGGAGATTTGCTGGAAATAAAATATTTTTACGATGAGGTCGAGGTTGGAGGGAAGGTTTGGGGCAGAAGGCCCATCTCAGTCTGGAGATATCGGGAGCTTTTGCCGATTTCAATGGACGCTAGGGTCGTTTCGCTTCAAGAGGGAGGAACGAGAATTCACCGCTGTGAAAGGTTAGGTGAGAAGTTTGGTTTACGTAGAATCCTTGTGAAACATGAAGGCGATAACCCAACTGGGTCCTTTAAAGACCGAGGGATGACTGTGGCGATTACGAGAGCCGTTCAAGAGGGTGTTAAACTCGTGGTCTGCGCGTCGACTGGAAACACCTCCGCCTCCATGGCGGCTTACGCCGCTAAGGCGGGGCTAAAGCCGCTGGTAATCGTGCCCTCAGGCAAGATCGCCGCTGGGAAACTGGCCCAGGCCGCGGTTCACGGGGCATGCGTCATCGAAGTAGAAGGAAACTTCGACGACGCGCTACGCCTCGTATCAGGGTTAACCGATACGAGAAGGGATGTTAAGCTGTTAAACTCCATCAATCCGTTCAGAATCGAGGGCCAGAAAACGTTGTCCATGGAGATCATGGAGCAGTTAAAGTTGAAACCAAACCTCATCGTTCTCCCGGTTGGAAACGCAGGCAACATCACCGCGGTTTGGAAGGGATTAAAAGAGTTCAATTCGCTAGGCTTAATTGGAGAAACGCCGCGGCTTATAGGCGTTCAAGCGGAGGGAGCCGCTCCAATAGCCCACGCGTATCGTACAGGTAAACTCAACATAGAGCCTGTTCCAAACCCTGAGACGATGGCTACAGCGATTCGAATAGGCAACCCAGCTAACTGGAAAAGGGCTTTAAGAGCCGTGAGAGACTCCAAGGGGGCTATGGTAACCGTTACAGACGAGGAGATCGTTAAAGCTCAGAAGATGTTAGCCAGAGCTGAAGGGTTGTTCGTTGAGCCGGCCAGCGCCGCGACGGTGGCGGCGTTGCCTAAATTGTTAGAAATGGGGCTGGCCGACAAGTCTGAGGTAGCCTTATGCGTCGCGACCGGACATGGGTTAAAGGATCCGGAGGCGGCCATATCCACTATGACGCGTCCATTGAAAATCAAGCCGAATATAGTAGAGCTAGAAGCGGCGTTGAAGCAAATAAAAGGACAGACAGACGTATGA
- a CDS encoding HesA/MoeB/ThiF family protein, translated as MKGNLEKEPFTGWADAYSRQIALAEIGCEGQRKISKGRVCVIGVGGLGCESSIRLAAMGVGYLKLVDRDVVSRSDLHRQILYDLSSVGKSKVEVAAEKLLKLNPNMQVDPLPVALTPSNVESIVKDVDVVVDGLDSLPPRYWVNRACVKNNVPYVFGSAIQSYGNLSTILPSKSTCLECFYPKLENMNLPRCASVGVHPSIVGVIANLQVYEAVRVLTDQPPKLTDKLMYVDLAHMGFEIVGLKKRRDCAACGGKAVSEPGEAPFNPVEEVRAGDGSKTMVITPPKPLELNLEELMRRGFMLGWKPSTMGRHSLNMRIKKGVTLSLLSSGVGIVSIAPELAGKFKLKEVKAIYGKLGLQTGFLP; from the coding sequence TTGAAAGGTAATTTAGAGAAGGAGCCGTTTACAGGATGGGCGGACGCTTACTCAAGGCAGATCGCTTTGGCTGAAATAGGGTGTGAGGGGCAGAGAAAGATAAGTAAGGGCAGGGTTTGCGTGATAGGGGTTGGAGGCTTAGGCTGCGAGTCTTCCATCCGACTCGCAGCCATGGGTGTGGGATACCTGAAGCTAGTTGATAGAGATGTTGTTTCGAGAAGCGACCTGCATCGACAGATTCTGTACGATCTAAGCTCCGTAGGAAAATCCAAGGTGGAGGTAGCGGCTGAGAAGCTCCTCAAACTGAACCCTAACATGCAGGTGGATCCTTTACCCGTAGCGTTAACCCCCAGCAACGTTGAATCAATCGTGAAGGACGTCGATGTGGTCGTAGATGGCTTGGACAGTCTCCCACCACGATACTGGGTGAACAGGGCATGCGTTAAAAACAATGTGCCCTACGTTTTTGGCTCCGCGATCCAATCTTATGGAAACCTGTCAACAATTCTCCCGTCGAAGTCAACCTGCCTTGAATGCTTTTACCCTAAGCTGGAGAATATGAACCTGCCTAGATGCGCCTCCGTCGGCGTGCACCCCTCCATCGTGGGGGTAATAGCGAACCTGCAAGTATACGAAGCGGTGAGGGTGCTGACGGACCAGCCGCCCAAACTTACGGATAAACTCATGTACGTGGACTTAGCTCATATGGGCTTTGAAATAGTAGGGTTAAAGAAGAGGAGGGATTGTGCGGCTTGTGGAGGGAAGGCTGTCAGCGAACCCGGTGAGGCACCGTTTAACCCGGTTGAGGAGGTTCGCGCCGGGGATGGGTCTAAAACCATGGTCATAACTCCACCAAAGCCCCTAGAGTTGAATTTGGAAGAATTGATGAGACGGGGCTTCATGTTAGGTTGGAAGCCATCCACTATGGGGAGACACTCCTTGAACATGCGTATCAAAAAAGGCGTTACGCTCAGCTTGCTGAGCAGCGGTGTAGGGATCGTTTCCATCGCACCTGAACTCGCCGGAAAGTTCAAGCTAAAAGAAGTTAAGGCTATATATGGAAAGCTTGGCCTTCAAACCGGCTTCCTCCCCTAG
- a CDS encoding MBL fold metallo-hydrolase, with the protein MGRIVDLGRLTTDLEGVVMIQGVGLTSNVYLILGRAPSLIDTGSGPPENPLKPMLLKAGVKPESLRTVILTHHHPDHAGGLEELTGLGVQVMAHPDAVARIKGDFEVRAVMDGSTVSAGHLTFKILHTPGHTPDAICLYNHAYQILFSGDTVFPGGSFGRTDLPGGDSGKLMVSLKRLNNLQVRHLLPGHETPVVGGGSKHLAASLQSALEYLSP; encoded by the coding sequence TTGGGGCGCATCGTGGATTTAGGGAGGTTAACCACCGATCTAGAGGGTGTCGTGATGATTCAGGGAGTAGGGCTGACCAGCAACGTGTACCTCATCCTTGGAAGAGCTCCAAGCCTCATCGACACTGGAAGCGGGCCTCCTGAAAACCCTTTAAAGCCCATGCTCTTGAAGGCGGGAGTGAAGCCTGAAAGCCTGAGAACCGTGATTCTTACACATCATCATCCAGACCATGCGGGCGGATTGGAGGAGCTCACAGGGTTGGGCGTTCAAGTAATGGCCCACCCCGACGCCGTGGCGAGGATCAAAGGCGACTTCGAGGTGAGGGCGGTGATGGATGGCAGCACCGTGTCGGCGGGTCATTTAACCTTCAAGATTCTTCACACCCCAGGCCATACCCCAGACGCCATATGCCTATACAACCACGCTTATCAAATACTTTTTTCAGGGGACACGGTGTTTCCAGGAGGAAGCTTCGGTAGGACGGATTTACCTGGCGGAGACTCCGGTAAGTTGATGGTATCCCTTAAGAGGCTTAACAATTTACAGGTCAGACATCTCCTGCCAGGTCATGAAACCCCAGTGGTTGGAGGGGGAAGCAAGCATTTAGCCGCGAGCCTTCAAAGCGCCCTAGAATACTTATCTCCGTAA
- a CDS encoding molybdenum cofactor biosynthesis protein MoaE, with protein sequence MRGFKPRGIWGKDKLSITVFLKNVFKDKGPEVGAVACFFGVVRGYAKSGEAVRKLETEAYREVAEEAFNRIAEDVKKKHGVREVYIGHVTGSLNVGDLIMAVAVAGSSRSEVFPALEDTVEMVKSEAAIWKKEYLRKGEEYWVTGEGLRR encoded by the coding sequence TTGAGGGGTTTTAAGCCTCGCGGTATATGGGGTAAAGACAAGCTGTCGATCACAGTTTTCTTGAAGAACGTCTTCAAGGATAAAGGTCCTGAAGTTGGAGCGGTAGCCTGCTTCTTCGGGGTGGTTAGAGGATACGCGAAGTCCGGGGAAGCGGTGAGGAAACTGGAAACGGAGGCTTACAGAGAGGTGGCGGAGGAAGCGTTCAACCGCATAGCGGAGGATGTTAAGAAGAAGCATGGCGTGAGGGAAGTGTACATAGGCCATGTGACGGGCAGCTTGAACGTAGGTGACTTAATCATGGCCGTCGCGGTGGCCGGCTCCTCTAGGTCTGAGGTGTTCCCCGCGTTGGAGGACACTGTTGAAATGGTTAAATCCGAGGCGGCCATTTGGAAAAAAGAATATCTACGCAAGGGAGAAGAATACTGGGTTACCGGGGAAGGGTTACGGAGATAA
- a CDS encoding metallophosphoesterase, with protein MRVAVMADTHDNVPLIKRAVKKINKLDAELAIHCGDFSAPFAVDPYEALEAPMISVYGNNDAEKELIRGRLNNMGKEVKGRFAFLDVEGVKVAVTHGDEADLLTMLEGSGVNLILHGHTHRFEVKHVEDTVVLNPGEVCGYLTGKPTLALVELPKMEVKMIKL; from the coding sequence TTGCGAGTTGCCGTGATGGCAGACACCCATGACAACGTTCCTCTAATAAAGCGAGCGGTAAAAAAGATCAATAAATTGGACGCCGAGCTTGCCATACACTGCGGTGACTTCAGCGCCCCCTTCGCCGTCGACCCATATGAGGCGCTGGAAGCTCCCATGATCAGCGTGTATGGTAATAACGACGCTGAAAAGGAGTTGATTAGAGGCAGACTTAACAACATGGGAAAGGAGGTGAAGGGGAGGTTCGCGTTTCTGGATGTTGAAGGAGTTAAGGTGGCTGTAACCCATGGAGACGAGGCGGATTTATTAACGATGCTTGAGGGGTCAGGGGTTAACCTGATCTTGCACGGTCACACCCATCGATTTGAAGTAAAACATGTAGAAGATACGGTTGTGTTGAACCCAGGCGAGGTATGTGGGTACCTCACAGGAAAGCCAACCCTAGCCTTAGTGGAGCTCCCTAAAATGGAGGTTAAGATGATAAAGCTTTAG
- a CDS encoding RsmB/NOP family class I SAM-dependent RNA methyltransferase, translating to MVEALKLRDEAERLGFSEDAVKILQDVYGAKAGEAAEAMKRPCPKYYFRVNTLKASVGEVKSNLRAQGINAFQDPHLPEALYVQVDGPFTIPLYEKRVVVDRATAESVLQGAHVYAPGVKSCRKLKVGDLVTVVDDVGQPVGSGKALMSETQVLTARGGLAVLVTDHVYRVPSLRELEEYQRGLIYPQSLPAILTTIVLHPEPWMTIADLNCSPGGKLSHVCQLTGNQAEVYGMDRSVRKVKRAEETLKRLGCRNVTLTVQDTRYVDVDHPNLQVDACLVDPPCSSLGVTPKLRLSLKRKTVQALSAYQIQFLKAASRILKPGGKLVYSVCTFTVEECECVVGQAGEFGLELIPQKPFLGCGGFRGALSEWRLVQRFHPHTHGTGYFIALLQKKASS from the coding sequence GTGGTTGAAGCGTTAAAGCTAAGGGATGAAGCTGAGCGGCTAGGCTTCTCCGAGGACGCGGTAAAGATATTACAGGACGTTTATGGAGCGAAAGCTGGGGAAGCGGCTGAAGCCATGAAAAGGCCGTGTCCAAAATATTATTTTAGAGTGAACACGCTTAAGGCTTCGGTTGGGGAAGTTAAGTCCAATCTGAGAGCTCAGGGCATAAATGCTTTTCAAGATCCCCATCTTCCAGAGGCATTATACGTTCAAGTTGACGGTCCTTTCACCATACCGCTTTATGAGAAGCGGGTAGTGGTTGATAGAGCTACAGCCGAGTCTGTTCTGCAGGGTGCTCACGTCTACGCCCCCGGAGTGAAATCGTGCAGGAAGCTTAAGGTAGGAGACCTCGTCACTGTGGTGGATGATGTTGGTCAACCGGTTGGCAGCGGAAAGGCGTTGATGAGTGAAACCCAGGTGTTGACGGCTCGAGGAGGGCTGGCCGTTTTAGTAACGGACCATGTATACCGGGTTCCCAGCTTAAGGGAGCTTGAAGAGTATCAACGTGGGTTAATATACCCACAATCCCTACCAGCCATTTTAACAACCATCGTCCTCCACCCGGAGCCTTGGATGACGATCGCGGATTTAAACTGCTCCCCTGGCGGAAAATTATCCCATGTATGCCAGCTAACGGGTAATCAAGCTGAGGTTTACGGCATGGACAGGTCAGTGAGGAAGGTCAAGAGGGCTGAGGAAACCCTAAAACGGCTTGGATGTCGCAACGTTACATTGACGGTTCAAGACACTAGATACGTGGATGTCGACCATCCTAACTTACAAGTGGACGCGTGCCTAGTTGACCCTCCATGCAGCTCGCTCGGGGTAACGCCTAAGTTGCGTTTAAGCTTAAAGCGGAAAACAGTTCAAGCGTTAAGCGCTTATCAAATCCAGTTTCTGAAGGCTGCGTCCCGAATCTTGAAGCCTGGAGGTAAACTGGTTTACAGTGTTTGCACCTTTACAGTGGAGGAGTGCGAGTGTGTCGTGGGGCAAGCAGGTGAGTTTGGTTTAGAGCTTATACCCCAAAAGCCCTTCCTGGGATGTGGAGGTTTCAGGGGAGCTCTTTCAGAATGGCGCTTGGTTCAACGATTCCATCCCCATACGCATGGAACCGGATATTTCATAGCGTTGCTCCAGAAGAAAGCCTCCTCATAA
- a CDS encoding NAD(+)/NADH kinase, with amino-acid sequence MVLLKLKRLGLIAKLENKLAVQEAVKLAKFINSLDVEVVYEKNLARHVRLGRGVPMDQMLTDIIVTLGGDGTVLRTCMWIPNPETPILAINLGRRGFLTEVSPEEAEDAIKRSLSGDYVLEKHMKLSLHVNDLFTVDGLNEVLLTSTMPSKLLRFTVSLSNEELTRFSADGILISTPIGSTAHAFSAGGPVLHPSINAFNIVFICPLGPVKSIIVPSDEDITVSTIQEEDPLVVTVDGFYSKKIKPSDKITIKRSPHKACFVRFDRDHLKKSLYKLTLRDALIQRQNIK; translated from the coding sequence GTGGTCTTGTTGAAATTGAAGCGCTTGGGTTTGATAGCTAAACTGGAGAACAAGCTGGCAGTTCAAGAAGCCGTAAAACTGGCTAAATTCATAAACTCCTTGGACGTTGAGGTCGTCTACGAAAAGAATTTAGCGAGACACGTGCGTTTAGGGAGGGGCGTTCCGATGGATCAAATGCTGACGGACATCATCGTTACCTTAGGAGGTGATGGAACCGTTCTCCGGACGTGCATGTGGATTCCTAACCCCGAAACCCCCATACTGGCTATAAACCTAGGGAGGAGGGGCTTCTTAACCGAGGTCAGCCCTGAGGAGGCTGAAGACGCCATAAAAAGATCCCTCAGCGGAGATTACGTTTTGGAGAAGCATATGAAGCTATCACTACACGTGAATGATTTGTTCACGGTTGATGGACTGAACGAGGTGCTTTTAACATCTACAATGCCCTCAAAGTTGTTGAGATTTACCGTTTCCCTAAGTAACGAGGAGTTAACCCGCTTCAGCGCCGATGGAATCTTAATTTCTACGCCTATAGGCTCCACAGCGCACGCATTCTCAGCGGGAGGGCCGGTTCTACACCCATCCATAAACGCGTTTAACATTGTGTTCATCTGCCCCCTCGGCCCTGTAAAATCGATCATTGTTCCGAGCGATGAGGATATAACGGTATCCACTATCCAGGAGGAGGACCCCTTGGTCGTCACAGTAGACGGATTCTACTCGAAAAAAATTAAACCCTCAGATAAGATTACGATTAAAAGGTCCCCTCATAAAGCATGTTTCGTTAGATTCGACCGCGATCATTTGAAAAAAAGCCTTTATAAACTAACGCTTAGAGACGCGCTCATCCAAAGACAAAACATAAAGTGA
- a CDS encoding ATPase domain-containing protein — protein sequence MNHSSLQTSSIPTGIVNLDRAMGGGLPINALTLIYGPASTGKTTLILQTSFQAALMGFKVIYIDADRSFSPERFSLIAGKNHKKVSPNILVFQPENFNDQTTIIENLEKYVTPSVALVAVDSVTTLYRASPSTFEGRLSLNKELTRQLAYLTDLAVTHNVAVVVSSQVHSRLDRNFMLIEPVAKRTLIHWSRNIIHLTDTGNSSVKEVRLERLLGQEVNIAFKVKLTLEGLIDFIS from the coding sequence TTGAATCATTCTAGCCTTCAAACATCGAGTATACCTACGGGCATAGTAAACCTCGATAGGGCTATGGGAGGAGGCTTACCAATTAACGCGCTCACGCTAATCTACGGCCCCGCATCAACTGGCAAGACTACTTTAATTCTACAAACCTCGTTCCAAGCGGCGCTGATGGGCTTCAAGGTCATTTACATCGACGCGGATAGATCTTTTTCCCCCGAAAGGTTTTCTCTAATAGCTGGGAAGAACCATAAAAAGGTTAGCCCAAACATTTTAGTCTTTCAGCCTGAAAACTTCAACGATCAAACGACGATCATTGAAAACCTTGAGAAATATGTTACTCCATCTGTGGCTTTGGTGGCGGTTGACTCTGTTACAACCCTATATCGAGCGTCTCCATCCACATTTGAGGGGAGACTCTCACTGAACAAGGAGCTGACCAGACAATTAGCGTACCTAACAGATCTCGCAGTTACCCATAATGTAGCGGTTGTAGTCTCAAGCCAAGTACACTCGCGTCTAGATCGAAACTTTATGCTCATAGAGCCTGTTGCTAAGAGAACACTTATACACTGGTCAAGAAACATCATTCATCTAACCGACACGGGAAACTCATCAGTTAAGGAAGTTCGTTTAGAACGACTCCTAGGTCAGGAGGTTAACATCGCCTTCAAAGTCAAGTTGACGTTGGAAGGTTTAATAGACTTCATCAGTTAA
- a CDS encoding CDP-2,3-bis-(O-geranylgeranyl)-sn-glycerol synthase — protein sequence MLTVYDLLTLIYFIAPAYAANSTPVLFAGGRALDLGRNFLDGERILGSHKTVRGTLGGLLSGFAVSIIEYALMPVHHPCLGFAVSVGSILGDLTGAFLKRRAGIKPGDPAPILDQLDFVLGAALLSYPFWNFTPFIVLVAVLITPPIHLAANVIAYLLGLKDKYW from the coding sequence ATGTTAACGGTTTACGATCTCTTAACGTTAATATATTTTATCGCACCCGCTTACGCCGCAAACTCCACCCCTGTTCTCTTCGCTGGCGGAAGAGCGCTGGATTTAGGGAGAAACTTTCTTGATGGGGAAAGAATTCTCGGGTCTCATAAAACTGTCCGAGGTACCCTAGGCGGGTTGCTCTCCGGCTTCGCCGTTTCCATTATAGAGTACGCGCTCATGCCTGTTCATCATCCATGTTTAGGGTTCGCCGTCTCAGTCGGCTCAATTTTAGGGGATTTGACTGGGGCCTTCCTGAAAAGGCGAGCTGGGATTAAGCCAGGGGATCCAGCGCCCATCCTTGACCAGCTTGACTTTGTTTTAGGCGCCGCTTTACTGTCCTATCCATTTTGGAACTTCACGCCGTTTATCGTGCTTGTCGCCGTGCTTATCACCCCGCCCATTCACCTCGCAGCAAACGTGATCGCCTACTTGCTTGGATTAAAGGACAAGTACTGGTGA